The Lycium barbarum isolate Lr01 chromosome 12, ASM1917538v2, whole genome shotgun sequence genome includes a region encoding these proteins:
- the LOC132624893 gene encoding uncharacterized protein LOC132624893 isoform X2, with the protein MSFRIVLKTLHRVTVSLAANVLSSVGDGLAFEFLDSQTQEPPTLNSPELQNIMKCLGPRSFSRLVINKGLLHSDPLVKHGTLKLVLEVLKLLELLISALNSVLSSQGQMNHKWESLKQDIWDAVRILLPDPQVLFSLLSSLNEFYRGLEQRSKRPADSEIGDKMSSRKKRKIDVANEDTDILVGGISYSPDAALALDGEAVINGDDTDDSKDEDYFGKLITGLWSLHSSPLPDSTIEDTEVLFYAKLLNALTIYYKTIPNMLEGLFDFFKILPNNPLVLPTMLQQTLLSLLQEHVGWSSKCEIATRVNSQMYKHLLPFLELLMFSPNNDIKDQAYILAKTSVYSTGAFDKNPKEISLWFFFIPGYSKDNMLGGAVGCDIYRKLSSPVLLFLRDAVIESGNKLFYYLDLLRSSLSGIPGAKDISPDFSSFTICILDKCLTLVTAESGAFSASEKSMVSSYVSNTLKYLLETQVDPLPLSSIIDLKLSERLDAPYDLDDSQCPCEWRPFKRLLHLSRKILQGTYRISSNIKEVVYTDSSFTRTVGEVQRLLKSESDGSLVGLTIGFCFSIACTTPTEIIQNFSLIVSVSNKLLGVPLSLLMQLFFSEPSLLNDASKRWPEIFFMGLERALARSSGGRTMDCESDAFSVFLERAPFYVLFPAVLDIDGLDLSDQSGLQNLLLAKLSEKTSDHLLSCFRYLLFWLNQAQLSYRNEQFEGLEKLSEACFLLLSRTLKKLLAEKSNSGGLDACSPSTTYFVKELVVTILDHPAVAAVLEYPSPVNSDFGCGIIEDSVDQFVESAKLKICKMDHHVLNLVKATSEFWMSFCDGQSSSSEVYQANKHVVSSFKNVVKKLGRTFKLKMNECLKSKNLIPLVPILYALHSLIHFISPFEVLESVHWMLSAIDLEDRSVWLTSALCVGLHIAGSAFGQLAAYMWHPHGKMPLYLFWGIQQEQYDVILYEKILLQVYDIATRFELDVADACLLKAVKVVKVYKAMQKQSHPFLKDTCRAVANIHVNILSHCMLKITKTKAEILFLVADISPLHLSVFGKLFSDMMNKYVAVKPCTVPPICDFSDEDALMLLPTVNLYLNSIPAKFGGHLCMLHEHIVSFYWGVLKQGFSIWKSYVSREIFKVEYVENLSMEAFLDLVSGSLLANTVLAVQFFFELRGDLVKVKKRLSIFNSVCSSDCSDLLEFDLSQDGAYSVEESLNVVNRTVAKIRLCRTLLFPEKRKFPSLLKKNAEVIASEDCSILDLARIRLLNLLVQSWQLIVNRCSLNVVDFRQMEVGSCSLFRYLEVYILRNVMEITTEMHDCLLNMDSLPFVEQLVKSSLVHRFYDPMTLGMLRAIISSVSEGKFSCISIIQLLLAHSQFAAAIRPSHISAGHSHFGMIFTPLPSIMRSYVPFTDEDAFGLKDSCKLSEERACQLELVKLLRLLFQIRAQQCDINNVKDIGINLGELVFLLLSSYGASMSAIDLEICSLMDEINSTNELSKGSMAKLDYLWGSALLKVRKENELRQSISSNLSEAEAVDDYRRIHFRENIPVDPKVCATTVLYFPYDRTVGPGFLKKPNKDYPDLRYEVHYADVEKLRVYDPIFILHFSVHCLSMGFIEPLEFASLGLLAITVVSISSPDDDTRKLGYEVLGRFKSALEKCQKRKDVMRLRLLMSYLQNGIEEPWQKISSITAILVAEASYVLLDPSHDHYSAISKYLMRSPSANMKGIPLFQTFFWSISNNFKTERLWMLRLLYSGLNMDDDAQIYIRNAIFETLFSFYVSPISDNESKELIVQIVKKSVRIPKMARYLVEQCGLISWSSCLVSSLSWSQCRRNSSAELTVILEALNEVVLSRHTVEWMQKYALEQLVEISCNLYKMLIEGVKMLKVNTQLVKLILQILRSALRISQKRKVYQPHFTLSVESLLQLCEVVDECCDGRQNLVAQIGLEAVLMSTPPVNILRMDQEKVAKFVSWATLTALQSNIEEVHAPENFACNMGLQSEEESDDSLISKLVRWLAASVIVGKHSLKFSNLHLCHSFDRSKLNNLLSLMEWNEQRCSGTDRTFQCAETLASSIYFLQQLQSTNYTVLPSVVSAICLLLSSSLSSAETDILACDASQLATLFSKINCPAEANPAWRWSFYQPWKDHSSELTDAEKLEENQACEMLLVVISKLLGRNSLHSHFISFQDVDKLGVFDWERRVVKPQ; encoded by the exons ATGAGTTTCCGTATAGTCTTGAAGACCCTTCATCGCGTAACTG TTTCTTTGGCAGCAAATGTGCTCTCCTCTGTTGGTGATGGACTTGCCTTTGAATTTCTTGATTCTCAGACCCAAGAGCCGCCAACTCTTAACAGCCCAGAGCTGCAAAATATCATGAAGTGCCTTGGACCGCGATCCTTCTCTCGACTGGTGATTAATAAAGGTTTACTTCATTCGGATCCTCTAGTGAAACATGGAACTTTGAAGCTTGTATTGGAGGTTCTGAAATTGTTAGAGTTACTAATTAGTGCTTTAAACAGTGTCTTGTCTTCCCAAGGTCAAATGAACCACAAATGGGAATCCCTCAAGCAAGATATCTGGGATGCAGTTCGGATTTTGCTCCCCGATCCTCAAGTTCTGTTCTCCTTACTCTCTTCACTGAACGAATTTTACAGAGGTCTTGAGCAACGCTCAAAAAGACCCGCAGATTCTGAAATAGGAGATAAAATGAGCAGTAGGAAGAAGCGGAAAATTGATGTTGCGAATGAGGATACAGATATTCTAGTAGGGGGGATTAGTTACTCCCCTGATGCTGCTCTGGCCCTGGATGGTGAAGCAGTCATAAATGGAGATGACACTGATGATTCTAAAGATGAAGATTATTTTGGAAAGCTTATAACGGGACTCTGGAGTTTGCATTCTTCTCCCTTGCCAGACTCTACTATAGAAGACACAGAAGTGCTATTCTATGCCAAGTTGCTTAATGCTTTAACAATATATTAT AAAACAATACCTAATATGTTGGAAGGATTGTTTGATTTCTTCAAAATTCTACCAAACAACCCGCTGGTATTACCAACTATGTTGCAACAAACCCTGCTATCTCTGCTCCAAGAACATGTTGGTTGGTCCTCTAAATGCGAAATTGCAACAAGGGTTAACTCACAGATGTACAAGCATTTGCTTCCATTTCTGGAGTTGTTAATGTTTTCACCCAACAATGACATTAAAGATCAAGCATACATTCTAGCAAAGACATCAGTGTATAGTACTGGTGCATTTGACAAAAACCCAAAGGAAATTTCTTTATGGTTCTTCTTTATTCCTGGGTATAGCAAAGACAACATGCTTGGAGGAGCAGTAGGGTGTGATATCTACAGAAAATTGTCCTCTCCTGTTCTTCTTTTCCTACGTGATGCCGTGATTGAGTCTGGCAATAAGTTATTCTATTATTTGGATCTTTTAAGGTCTTCTTTGAGTGGCATACCAGGCGCCAAAG ATATATCTCCTGATTTTAGCTCTTTCACAATCTGCATCTTGGATAAGTGCCTAACATTGGTAACTGCTGAATCTGGTGCATTTTCTGCTTCCGAGAAGTCAATGGTTTCATCATACGTGTCCAATACCTTAAAGTATCTCCTGGAGACTCAG GTGGATCCATTACCTTTATCTTCAATAATTGATCTGAAGTTGTCTGAGAGACTTGATGCTCCCTATGACCTGGATGATTCTCAATGTCCCTGCGAGTGGCGGCCATTCAAGAGATTGCTCCATTTGTCACGGAAGATTTTGCAGGGAACTTACAGAATATCTTCCAACATCAAGGAAGTTGTGTATACTGACAGTTCTTTTACCCGTACTGTCGGTGAAGTCCAAAGATTGCTTAAGAGTGAGTCTGATGGTAGTCTGGTTGGATTGACAATTGGGTTTTGCTTTTCAATTGCATGCACAACACCAACTGAGATAATACAGAATTTCTCTTTAATAGTATCTGTCTCGAATAAATTGCTTGGGGTCCCTCTGTCACTGTTGATGCAACTATTTTTTTCAGAACCTAGTCTTCTGAATGATGCTTCTAAGAGATGGCCAGAAATCTTCTTCATGGGTCTGGAAAGGGCCTTAGCTAGGTCAAGTGGTGGGAGAACAATGGACTGCGAGTCTGATGCATTTTCCGTATTTTTGGAGCGTGCACCTTTTTATGTTCTCTTTCCAGCTGTTCTAGATATTGATGGACTGGATTTGTCTGATCAATCAGGATTGCAAAACTTGCTTCTGGCAAAGCTTTCAGAGAAGACATCTGATCATCTTCTTTCTTGTTTCCGCTATTTACTCTTTTGGTTGAATCAAGCTCAGTTATCCTATAGAAATGAGCAGTTCGAGGGACTTGAAAAGCTCTCCGAAGCTTGCTTCCTTCTTCTAAGCCGCACGCTGAAAAAATTGTTGGCTGAAAAGTCTAATTCTGGTGGTTTAGACGCCTGTAGTCCTTCCACAACTTACTTTGTTAAAGAGTTGGTTGTGACTATCCTTGATCACCCTGCTGTGGCAGCAGTGCTGGAGTACCCATCCCCTGTTAATAGTGATTTTGGATGTGGAATAATTGAGGATAGTGTAGACCAGTTTGTTGAATCAGCTAAACTGAAAATTTGCAAGATGGATCATCATGTGCTGAATTTGGTAAAAGCGACTTCTGAGTTCTGGATGTCTTTCTGCGATGGCCAAAGCTCCTCATCTGAAGTTTATCAGGCCAATAAACATGTTGTGAGTTCATTCAAAAATGTGGTAAAGAAACTTGGTCGGACATTTAAGCTCAAGATGAACGAATGTTTGAAGTCCAAGAACTTAATACCTTTAGTTCCTATATTATATGCTCTACATAGTCTGATTCATTTCATATCTCCCTTTGAGGTTCTTGAATCGGTCCATTGGATGCTTTCTGCAATTGACCTGGAGGATCGTTCTGTTTGGCTGACTTCAGCTCTCTGTGTTGGATTACACATTGCTGGTTCTGCATTTGGTCAACTGGCGGCATACATGTGGCACCCACATGGAAAAATGCCTCTTTACTTGTTCTGGGGAATTCAACAGGAACAATATGATGTCATCCTCTATGAGAAAATCCTTTTGCAAGTATATGATATTGCCACTCGATTTGAACTTGATGTTGCTGATGCCTGTCTGCTCAAAGCTGTAAAAGTTGTGAAAGTATATAAAGCTATGCAGAAGCAAAGCCATCCTTTTCTTAAGGATACATGTAGAGCTGTGGCTAATATTCATGTCAATATCCTTTCTCATTGCATGCTTAAAATAACCAAAACAAAGGCTGAAATCTTGTTTCTTGTTGCTGATATAAGCCCCCTGCATCTGTCAGTATTTGGGAAGTTATTTTCAGACATGATGAATAAATATGTGGCAGTCAAGCCTTGTACAGTACCACCAATTTGTGATTTTTCTGATGAAGACGCGCTGATGCTTCTTCCCACTGTTAACCTGTACTTAAATTCAATTCCGGCAAAATTTGGGGGCCATCTTTGCATGCTTCATGAGCATATAGTTTCTTTTTATTGGGGAGTACTCAAGCAAGGTTTCTCTATCTGGAAAAGTTACGTTTCCAGGGAGATATTTAAGGTAGAATATGTTGAAAACCTTTCAATGGAAGCTTTTCTGGATCTTGTCTCAGGTAGTCTTCTCGCGAATACTGTTCTTGCAGTTCAATTTTTCTTTGAATTAAGAGGCGATTTGGTGAAAGTGAAAAAGCGCTTGAGTATATTCAATTCTGTTTGCTCAAGTGATTGTAGTGATCTGCTGGAGTTTGATCTCTCTCAAGATGGTGCTTATTCAGTTGAGGAGTCCTTGAATGTTGTCAACAGGACTGTTGCAAAAATACGTTTGTGCAGAACACTTTTATTCCCTGAGAAGAGGAAGTTTCCGTCTCTGCTGAAGAAAAATGCAGAAGTGATTGCTTCAGAAGATTGCTCCATTTTAGACTTGGCAAGAATCCGGCTTTTGAATTTGTTGGTTCAATCCTGGCAGCTTATTGTCAATAGATGCTCTTTGAACGTTGTTGACTTCAGGCAAATGGAGGTTGGAAGCTGTTCCTTGTTTAGATATTTGGAAGTATATATTCTAAGAAATGTAATGGAAATAACAACGGAGATGCATGATTGTCTTCTGAATATGGATTCTCTTCCATTTGTAGAGCAACTTGTTAAGTCATCTCTTGTGCATAGGTTTTATGATCCTATGACACTGGGGATGCTCCGAGCTATTATCTCATCAGTATCTGAGGGGAAGTTCTCTTGTATTTCAATTATTCAACTATTGCTTGCACATTCTCAATTTGCAGCTGCCATCCGTCCTTCTCACATCTCAGCTGGTCATTCTCACTTTGGGATGATATTTACTCCTTTGCCTAGTATCATGAGATCGTACGTTCCATTTACTGATGAAGATGCCTTCGGCTTAAAAGATAGTTGTAAACTATCTGAGGAACGTGCTTGCCAGTTGGAACTTGTGAAGTTGCTTAGGTTGCTTTTCCAAATCAGGGCTCAACAATGTGATATTAATAATGTAAAAGACATTGGAATAAATTTGGGGGAGCTGGTCTTCTTGCTGTTGTCTTCTTATGGTGCTAGTATGAGTGCGATTGACTTGGAGATCTGCAGCTTAATGGATGAAATCAATTCGACTAATGAATTGAGCAAAGGAAGTATGGCTAAATTGGATTACCTATGGGGTAGTGCGCTGCTGAAAGTCAGAAAAGAAAATGAACTGAGGCAGAGTATCTCTAGTAATTTGAGTGAAGCTGAAGCAGTTGATGACTACCGAAGAATCCACTTCAGAGAAAACATTCCCGTTGACCCCAAAGTTTGTGCAACTACTGTGCTTTATTTCCCATATGATAGAACAGTTGGTCCAGGGTTTCTCAAAAAACCTAACAAGGATTATCCTGACTTAAGATATGAG GTACATTATGCAGATGTTGAGAAACTCCGCGTGTATGATCCCATTTTTATTTTGCACTTCTCAGTTCACTGTCTTTCTATGGGTTTTATTGAGCCCTTGGAGTTTGCTAGCTTAGGCTTGCTTGCCATTACTGTTGTTAGTATATCTTCACCTGATGATGACACGAGGAAACTAGGTTACGAGGTTCTTGGAAGATTCAAGAGTGCACTGGAG AAATGTCAGAAGAGGAAGGATGTGATGCGACTGCGTCTCCTAATGTCGTACTTGCAAAATGGTATTGAAGAGCCTTGGCAGAAGATTTCATCCATAACTGCCATACTTGTTGCAGAGGCTTCTTATGTACTTTTGGATCCTTCACATGACCATTATTCAGCAATAAGTAAATATCTGATGCGCTCTCCAAGTGCAAATATGAAG GGTATACCATTGTTCCAGACTTTTTTCTGGAGTATCTCAAATAATTTCAAAACAGAGAGGTTGTGGATGCTACGTCTATTGTACTCAGGATTGAATATGGATGACGATGCTCAAATATACATCAGAAACGCCATTTTTGAGACCCTTTTCAGTTTCTATGTTTCTCCTATTTCTGATAATGAATCGAAGGAGTTGATTGTTCAG ATAGTAAAGAAGTCTGTCAGAATACCCAAGATGGCCCGGTACTTGGTTGAACAGTGTGGCCTGATCTCATGGTCATCCTGTCTTGTTTCATCTCTTTCTTGGAGTCAATGCAGAAGAAATTCGTCTGCTGAGTTGACTGTTATACTGGAG GCACTAAATGAAGTCGTTCTGTCGAGACACACTGTTGAGTGGATGCAGAAATATGCCTTGGAGCAGCTTGTGGAAATCTCGTGCAATCTATACAAGATGCTAATTGAAGGTGTTAAAATGCTTAAAGTAAACACTCAACTTGTTAAACTGATTCTACAAATATTGAGATCAGCATTGAGGATATCCCAAAAGAGGAAGGTATATCAACCACATTTCACCCTCTCCGTTGAGAGTTTACTTCAGTTAtgtgaagttgttgatgaatGCTGCGATGGAAGGCAAAATCTTGTTGCACAGATTGGACTCGAAGCTGTACTTATGAGCACTCCTCCAGTAAATATTTTGCGAATG GACCAGGAAAAGGTTGCCAAGTTTGTTAGCTGGGCGACTTTAACTGCTTTGCAGTCAAATATTGAAGAAGTCCATGCGCCGGAAAATTTTGCTTGCAATATGGGACTGCAATCCGAGGAAGAATCAGATGATTCTCTGATATCAAAGCTTGTTCGGTGGCTGGCTGCATCAGTGATTGTAGGAAAGCACTCCCTCAAATTCAGTAATTTGCACTTGTGTCATTCTTTTGACAGATCTAAGCTCAATAACCTGCTCTCTCTGATGGAGTGGAATGAGCAAAGATGTAGTGGTACCGACAGGACATTTCAATGTGCAGAAACTTTAGCCTCATCAATCTATTTTCTGCAACAGCTACAAAGCACAAACTATACAGTGCTTCCATCCGTCGTTTCTGCAATttgtcttcttctttcttctagTCTTTCCTCAGCAG AAACAGACATCTTAGCTTGTGATGCAAGTCAGTTGGCAACCCTCTTCTCCAAGATTAATTGTCCTGCTGAAGCTAATCCTGCCTGGAGATG GTCATTTTACCAGCCATGGAAAGATCACTCTTCTGAGCTCACTGATGCagaaaaattggaagaaaatcaGGCTTGTGAAATGCTTCTTGTTGTAATCTCAAAGTTGCTAGGAAGAAATTCATTACATTCGCACTTCATTTCCTTCCAGGATGTAGATAAGTTGGGTGTCTTTGACTGGGAAAGACGTGTCGTAAAACCTCAGTAA